AGCAATGCCGGCGGCTCAGATCCGATGCTGCCTCCTGGTTACTCTTTATTTCCCGAGCTCGGAGCTGATGTGGTGCTGAACTGCCAGAGCCTGCTGGCAAAATGCCCAGTGCATTGTCCTCTCCTCCCATTACATGGAAGTGGAGCCACAGGAGCTCCATCCTCAgctcaccctgccctgccaggtTTGTGGGGTGAGGTTGTTGTGGTAGTTTTACGTCCCCTCAAAGCCCACTTTGTCCCTTTGCTGAATTCCTGTGGTGCAGCTGTGTTGTTCACCACTTCCACCAGTTCCCTGGGGAAGATAGCCCCAGCTGATCACCAGCATCCTGTTTGGCTCCATGGACAAGTCCAGCAACCCTGAAAGGAGATGACAGGACTGAGACATCTCTTATCACCAAGAGATCCAGCTCTGCAGTAAATCTGAGCAGTCAATTCTCTGTTTTGCACCAGCTGAGGATCTGGCACTCTGTTTTGCTGTTGCTCTACCAAAATGCTGGTAGAAATAATCCTTTTATCCCTGATACCTGTGAGAAGTGAGGAAATAATCCTGGTTTTCCTGCAGTACCCATCTGGAGGGAGAGCATCACACAGGATCACATATGGATTATAAATGGATCTCGGGATAGTGCTGCAAAAGGAAGGGTGGAGGGTGAGACAGGCAGGGAGGATCTATCCATCTGCTTTCCCGTGGAACAAAGTGTTCTCTCATTACCCAGAAGGAATTGAAAGGGTGAGCAAAGGCAAAGTAAGGTTTATTTGGTTGGATGTGAGTTTGTCATTGCTGACAAATGGCCTCACACCCACAGCCAGGATGGACTTGGACTACGGACGCCCAAAAGTGGCAGTCATAGGTGACAGTCCAACTTGTTTGATGTTCCTGtttgatattaggaaaaaaatccttccctgtgagggtgctgaggccctggcacacattgaccagagaagctgtggctgccccatccctggaaatgtccaaggccaggctgtaCAGGGCTTGGAGCCCTCTGATccagaggaaggtgtccctgcccatggcatgaTCAAggtgagttttaaggtcccttccaacctaggccattctctgtttctgtgattGTTACAGGCACAGAGCCTGTAGCAAATGCTTTGAATGAAGTTCACAATTCTGAAAGAAGAAGCCAACAGTTTTCCAGTCTTCCTTTCTGTCCTCCTCCATCACCTCCAGGTAGAGTAGCACTGGCTTGCTCTACCCTGTCACTCACCTCTCCTTGTTCTGCTTCCCCCTCCAGGTGCTGTACCATGTCCAGGTAGGACACTGCCAGTGTCACAAGCATCCCAAGACAACCACTCCCAGGCCTTGAGCTCGGGTGgctcctctgcttcctgcagcagccggGCAAGGGAGAAGAGCTGGGATAGCCCCGCGTATCCAGTCGCTGCCCACAGCACCCCTAGGATGGATTCCAAAGGCAACGTCCGAAGCGGAAACAAACCCGACGCCAAGGCCGCCAGCTCCGGGAAGCCGGAAAAACCCAaccctgggcctgccacgaaTGCAGACAAGAAGGAGGCCCCCAAagagcagcctgctcctgccacgGCCACCAAGAAGGCAGGCGGTGACGCCGCCATCGCCAACAACCACAGCAACCTGAAACCCAGCCCCGCCGCCACGGAGACGCAGGAGGCCAGCGGCCAGTCCCCTGACTCTGACCACAAGGGAAACAGCTCCGAGGAGTCACCGGGCAGCTTCTTCGACAACATGAAGCCCTTGATCATCGTCGGAGGAGTGGCGGTGGCCGCGCTGGCTGTGATTGTGGGAGTGGCATTCCTAGCCCGGAAAAAATGAAGACCGAGACGGGGTGGGGATGAgaaacccagcccagctgtaCAGCTCCTTTTGAGACAAATGCATGCAGAGAAATTCTATACATAGCTATATATATAGAGAGCGAGCTAGATAGGTCAACAACAAACACCAACTGCAACTCCAGGGTCTTGTTCAAGACAACTGTGCAAGTCTGACCCGCTGTGGGTAACTCCATGCACTCAGTGTGTTCTTTCATGTAATATATCTTGGCTTATACCGCTGTGTATAGATTACAGCTTCTCCTGATCGGTGTAAATGacggtgtcccctcccctcccctgctgtcCTCCCTGGGAGACACCCTCCCCGCCCCTTGCAGTCCCGTTTTCAAGTCCAAAGTGTTCTACATCCCATTTGGAGTCCcagtttgtgttttggtttctgtttggttCTGTTTTAACTTGGGCTGTGGTAAAGAAGATGGAAGGGGAGTGCTAAGGCCCGGCTCTCCTGTCAcgctgggctgggggtgtttTCTCAGCTCGTCCTGGAACAAGGGAAGCGCAGGGGCAGTGGCAGGGAAGAGGCAGCTCCCTGACCCAACAGCCATCCCTAATTGGTGTCTGTGTATCTGCCCCTCCTCATCCCACCTTGGAACACCTGCCTGGGAAGTGCTCCGGAGGAACCAGGGCGGCTGCAGCGTGGCAGAGCCGAGTGTGAGCCTGGGATGTCACATCAGGTCACTCTTCTGGCTGAGCTGCCAGCGGGGCAGTGAccagaggggctgtgctgtggcccAGAGAAGTCCCATTGCAGCCTTCAGCATCCCAGGGCTCGCCAGGGTCACGTGGGCAGCACTTGGAATAGAGAGACTTTGTTTTGGATCTAGTATTTCCTAAAGTGAGGCTGGGCTTTGCAGGGTGCTGTGGGCTCAGTCCAAGCTCCCTCGAGGTTGGCTGGACtatttgtgttcatttttttgggatttggatAAGGCTTttcattggatttttttccccactgaagGCTCTTGTCTCTCAGCACATGGGAagacaggaaaagggggagaCATGAGCTGGTGTTAGGGCAGAGAGGACCTGGGACCCCATGACAGTAACACTGACCTACCTGCTTTATACCAGAGAAATCCCTTTCAAGGGCACTGGAGTCTGTCCTGGGTGGATTTCTTACCTCCCTCTTGACAGTAGTAGCAGGGATTTGTAACGTCCACACTTTGGAAATGGAAACAATTCCCAGCCCTCGGGAGCAGCCTGATTTCATGGGTGAGTACCTTGGCTCTAAAATCAGACCTTGTGAGGGGGAGGAGTGAGGGTGTTTAGTGCTTTGGCCGATGCTCAGCACTAAACAGCGAGAGGTGAGGAGTTCTGCCTCTGAAAGCTTCCATTAGGCTTCTCTTGGCTGCTGCAAAACAGCCATGTTATAAAAACCCCTTACATTTTGGGTTTAAGTTGGGTCAGAGGTTAGGTGAGATCCAATGGGAGCTCGGCAGCGGCCACAGGGGCTGTGACACAGTGGGGTGAGTTCTGTTACAGAGCCCATTGTGCACCTTTACCtgagatggatggatggatgaattcaggggctgcagggataGAGGGAGGTGTGCATTCCTcaggtgctgcctgtgcagtgTTTGCCTCTGGCACAGTCCCTGGACGGGCCGGTGAGGGGGTATAACCTGACCTGGCAATTCTTCTCTTGGCTCGTGTCTGCCTTATTTACCTCCAAATCTGACCTGCTGAATGCACATGGTCTTGGAATGCATGGCTACTCCTATGGTGAGCTcagaaaatattcccaaagGTCTATGGCCTCTGGGAATACCAGACACTGTGTCCTGATGCAGCTGGAAGTTGATGCCTCCACCTTTGCTAGCACAGAGACAGGAGCAGGCGTGTTGGGCTCACAGGAGTTTCGGGAAGCAGGGCTACAGCTCCAGGTGAGATCCTGGTAGCCTAAAACGCTCTTGGCATGAGCTGTGGATGtgttcccagcagcagtgtgtcACTTACAGCCTGGGGAAGGGTTAGAAGCAGATGGGTCCTCCTTTCCCCTCAGAAGAACAACTTTGCAGGGGAATTTTCACAGGGATTTTTGCTTACATTGctcaaagggaagggaaatcaCCCCCTCCTGCTCTGGTTCATCTTTTGCCAAATAGGGTAATGATTTTCAGACAGTTACTTCGGTTTTCAAGAGCTGTTTCTACCTTTCCTgccccctctctccctctcagcTCTAGCCTAGGATTGTTTTTAGCAGTGTGTGACATTAGGCAGAGCATCTATCTATTCTGCCCTGACCAGCATAGATAGATTGGGCAAGGAAAGTGAAGAACCTGCTCCATTCGAGTCTCCAGTTTTACTTTCTAAAATGTTCTTATTTCCTTGTCTTCACCTTTGGCAacagaagagggggaaaaacagTTCTCAGCTAATGGCCTTAACCTTTTCTCCATCTccaagctctgcctgcccttAGAGCACTCGGATGCAAGGCCACCAATTTCATCCAGAAGCACCACAGGGGTGGTgatggggctgcagctcctcactgggGCTTGTTGCTCATTAGA
This portion of the Vidua chalybeata isolate OUT-0048 chromosome 6, bVidCha1 merged haplotype, whole genome shotgun sequence genome encodes:
- the CEND1 gene encoding cell cycle exit and neuronal differentiation protein 1 isoform X1; translated protein: MPAGGEAPGAVPCPGRTLPVSQASQDNHSQALSSGGSSASCSSRAREKSWDSPAYPVAAHSTPRMDSKGNVRSGNKPDAKAASSGKPEKPNPGPATNADKKEAPKEQPAPATATKKAGGDAAIANNHSNLKPSPAATETQEASGQSPDSDHKGNSSEESPGSFFDNMKPLIIVGGVAVAALAVIVGVAFLARKK
- the CEND1 gene encoding cell cycle exit and neuronal differentiation protein 1 isoform X2, producing MDSKGNVRSGNKPDAKAASSGKPEKPNPGPATNADKKEAPKEQPAPATATKKAGGDAAIANNHSNLKPSPAATETQEASGQSPDSDHKGNSSEESPGSFFDNMKPLIIVGGVAVAALAVIVGVAFLARKK